The genomic segment GTTAGACCATAATTTTTATGAACAAAAAAGAACATTTCTAAAAAACTATTCTTTTTTTGTTACTTTTATATAAAGGAGGTCAAGAACGGATTCGAACCGCCGTGGGAGCTTTTGCAGAGCTCTGCCTAACCTCTCGGCCACTTGACCTTTTATATTATATGTTTTTACAAAGTTAACATTTATTTTTCTTTTTTATACTTTTGAGAAATAAAACCTTTTTTTTTCTCATATTATTTCAAATTCATATCAATAATTATGTTTTCTATATTTTTTTGAAGTTTTTTTCTGTTTTCTTCTATATTTTCGGAAGAAATAGATTTTTCACGTACTGTTATATAAATTTTTATTTTTGGCTCCGTTCCTGATGGTCGTATTGAAATTTTACTTCCGTCTTCTGTAAATAGTTGCATCACATCAGATTTTGGAAGTTCTAACAAAGATACTGTATTTGTTTGTAAATTTTTTTCTTCTCCTGATAGATAATCTTTTATACTTATAACAGGTGACTTATTAATCATTCGAGGAGGATTTTTTCTATAATTATCCATCATCTTTTGTATCTCTTGTTGTCCTTGTATTCCTTTTTTTGTGAAAGAAACCAGTTTTTCTTCAAAAAGCCCAAAGAGAATAGAAATATTCTCTAATAATTGGTATATAGGTATTTGGTTTTGTTGTGTGAAAGCAGCCATTTCTGCTATAAAAGCACAAGAAGCAACAGCATCTTTATCCCTTACAAAATCACCTACTAGATATCCATAACTTTCTTCTCCTCCCGCAATAAACTCTTCTTTTCCCTCTAATTTTTTTATAAGGGATGCAATATGCTTGAAACCCGTAAGAGTATCGTAACATTTTATATTATATTTTTCCGCCATAACGGCAAGAAGATCTGTGGTTACTATCGTCTTTACAATATATTTATGTGAATAAAGTGTATTTGTTTCTTTTAGTTTTTCTAATATATAATATATAAGGAGTGATGCCGTTTGATTTCCATTCAAAAGTTGGTATTCTCCGGTTAAATTTTTGATACCGACACCTACTCTATCTGCATCGGGATCCGTAGTCAGTATAATGTCCGCATTTATTTGTATAGCTTTTCTAATAGCCAGAGTGAAAGCTTCTCTCTCTTCCGGATTGGGATAAATAACAGTAGGAA from the Chitinophagaceae bacterium genome contains:
- a CDS encoding phospho-sugar mutase, with the protein product MEQVALKQAEKWIYSKNVDILTKIHIQQMINKGDKSMLIESFHTSLEFGTGGIRGIMGVGSNRINKYTIGMATQGIANYLHHTFPKEKKKKVAISFDSRNKSDFFADITASIFSANGIMVYLFAELHPTPLLSFAVRHFSCHCGVMITASHNPKEYNGYKAYWNDGAQVVYPHDTNIIKEVNDISLDDVKFEKKSTLIKSITKELDELYISKILSLGYHNANTEYKKNLKIVYSSIHGTGITLVPAILQRLGFENLHIVEEQASPDGNFPTVIYPNPEEREAFTLAIRKAIQINADIILTTDPDADRVGVGIKNLTGEYQLLNGNQTASLLIYYILEKLKETNTLYSHKYIVKTIVTTDLLAVMAEKYNIKCYDTLTGFKHIASLIKKLEGKEEFIAGGEESYGYLVGDFVRDKDAVASCAFIAEMAAFTQQNQIPIYQLLENISILFGLFEEKLVSFTKKGIQGQQEIQKMMDNYRKNPPRMINKSPVISIKDYLSGEEKNLQTNTVSLLELPKSDVMQLFTEDGSKISIRPSGTEPKIKIYITVREKSISSENIEENRKKLQKNIENIIIDMNLK